Within Epilithonimonas zeae, the genomic segment ATAAAATAGAAAACCTATCGATAGACCACGCTGGCGTTTCGCTGTTGATTCTGGCATCAGAATTAGGAGTAATGGTCTCAAAATTTTTATAGAACCAAAAGTCGATTTGCTCAACAAGATCTGTTCTTTTTTGATTGAGTTTATCAATCCTTCTTTTTATTTTTAAAGCCTCTATCGGGTCAATATCTTCTTCTCGAATAATATCTTCCAAATGCCATTGAACGGTATCAATCCAGTTTTTTGAATACAAAATCCATTCCAAACTATTAGCTTGGAATGGATTGATTTCTTCTGAATTAATGTCATCTTTTATGTGATAATCTTTAACTGATTGGTTAAAGATTTCCCATGCTTTTTCTGTTAAACTCATTTAAAAATTCTTTTTTTAAGAAGGGTTGTTTGAATTGTCAGATGATGAAGAATTGTTTTTTTTATCTTCATCCTTAACAGCATCTTTAAACTCCTTGATACCTGAGCCTAAACCTTTCATTAATTCAGGGATTTTTTTACCTCCGAATAATAAAAGTAATATCAAAGCAACAATTAATATATGTTGCCAAGAAAGACTTAATATAACTGTGGATATTGTCATTTCAATTTTTTTACAAAGTTAAAGTATTTTTTAATACGAAACCCAACCCAGTGGATCGATAGGATCTTCTCCTTTCCAAATCTGGAAATCCAATGTTATAGACTCATCAAAATCACTGCCAACTTCACCAATTAAAGTTCCGGCGGAAACCTGTTGATTAGCTTTTACCAATGTTGATGCTAGATTAGAGTAAACTGTAAAATAGTTTCCGTGTTTCACAACAACCGTTCTGCTTCCATTGATAGATTGGATGCTGGAAACAACGCCAGGGAAGACACATCTAGCTTTAGTTCCTTTAGCGACTGCAATCTTGATTCCGATATTTTCTTCTACAATATTTTTGAAAACAGGATGTGGTTGTCGTCCGAAACGGTGTGTCACGCTTCCTCTCTCAACAGGGAAAGCAATACGTCCTTTATTGTCTGCAAAATTACTTCCTACAGTAGAACCAACGCCGTAACTTTTCATTACTTTTTTCTCAGCTTCATCTTTTGCATCTTCATTTCTTTTGTTGATAGCGTCTTCGTTAGCTTTTGCAGCAGCCAGTTTTTCAGATGCTGCTTTTGCTCTTTCAGCAGCGTCTCTGGTTGCTTTTTCGGCAGCCGCTTTTCGCTCAGCCGTTTTATTAGATTCGGCTAATTTTCTTTCTTCTTCAATTCTTTTAGCCGCTAGTTCAGCTGCTTTTTTTGATTCTGCTTCTGCTCTTTTTCTTTCTGCTTCTGCAGCAGCAAGTCTAGCTTTGTTTTCAGCCTCGATTCTTTCTTTTTCTTTTTTGGCAGCTATATCAGCCAATCTTTTTCTTTCCGCTTCAGCTTTTCTTTCCGCTTCTTCTTTAGCTTTAGCAAGTCGGATTTCTTCAGCAATGATATTTCTAATCTGGCGTTCTAAGTCTTTGGATTGAGCTTGTTTTTGTCTAAGTTCAGCTGTCAATCTAGCTTCATTCTTTTTAAATTCATTAAGGAGATCCTGCTTTTGTTTTCTTTCGATTTCTATAGTGGCAAGATCTTTTTTCTGAGCAATCAAAAGATTATCCTTTTCAGACATCGATTTTTTCTTCAATGCGATATTTCTTTTGATTTCTGTAGCTTTGTTTGTGATTTCGGCAGCCTTCTTGTCTTGATATTCAGAGTACCTTTTGAGATATTCTACCCTGCTGAGTGCTTCTCCAATATTTTTAGATGAAAGTATGAAGGTTACTTTGTTCTGAACACCTTTTGTTTTGTAGGCTTTTACGAGAATTTCAGCATAGTTTTTACGCAAAACTTCTAACTCACGATTGTTTTTGTTAATTTCCAGTTGACGTTTATAGATATCATCTTCTATGAATCTTTTCTCTTTCTGCGTATTAGTATAGACTTTTTCTCTCAGTGTAATCTTTTGATTCACTGCATTTAAATAGGAAATAGAAAGTTTGGATTCTTGTTTAGTTTGATTCAAAGAAGCATTGATGGAAGAAATTTGTTTTTTAAGGTCTGCATTTTGTTTTTGCAGAACCTCTTTATCTTTTTGTCCAAAAACGCTTCCGAAAAGGATGATACTTATAAAAAAGCTTAATTTCTTAATCATTTGATCTCTGTCTTAGTATAATTGGCAGGAACGGAATAAGTAGTTTCCATCCGGGAAAAATCAAATTTCGTATTTTCAATTAATATTTCGTCAGTTTTATTAGCTTTTATAATTATTTTAACATTTTTTGGAAAGCTCTCATTGTTCAAAATTACCCTGTTAGAATAAGTAATTTCGAGTTGATTATTGTTAGCTGGATTTGTTAAAAGAACGTGATTTAAATTTAAATCCTGATCATAACCTAATTTGATATTGTACTCTGTAGTTTTACCATTTTCAGTAATTTTCTGAGTCTCTTTGGATGTTAACGTGAATCCAGAAATATCCGGTTTTAAATTATAATTTCTTTCTGAAACAGGGATGAAGGTCTTACCAAGGAGTAAATTCTGTAAAGCGTTATAATCAATGAAATTAACATTCAAAAGTTTGTTAAGATAACCGAAATCGGAATCGATGTAAGTTTTATCCAATTTATAATAACCTTTGATGCCTTCTGGTGTTGCAACACCTCTTGCAGCTTGCAAAATGACTGCTGTAAGATTCATCCAAACTTTCTGTCCATTTTCTACATAGATTACAGCGTCCAGAGTTGGAATAAAAGAACCTGTCCTTGCATCAATTTTACTATTGATTTTAACAGCATCAAAAGTTGATTTTTTTTCTATTGTAGAGAAAAACTGAGAGTTGTTTTCAATAGGTTTTGTTGTGCTTACTGGCTGCTCTTGAGTTTGTTTTTTTTGAACACTACAAGCTGTAACCAATAAAGCTGAAAATATGATTAGAAAATATGATTTCATAAATTTTTTTCGAATGAATCTAACAATATTAACGCCAAAAAAGAATTAATATTTCTAAAAACTTAGTTAAATAAAATAACAAACTTTGCCAGATATCTGACAAAGTTTGAATTATAATTGATGTTGAATTAATCCTTTGAAAGGAAATCCAAAACTGAATAATCTCCTAAAGAAATTTCTCTTGCCACTCCAAAATATTTGGCAGAATTACCAATCATAGAGTTGCTCAAGTTTCCGTGGTCAATAATTGTATCCTCCTGAATTAATGAATTATCAATATTAGAGTTGATAACAACGGTATTTTTTCCAAGAGAAACATTAGGACCAATTTTCGAATTAGAAATTTTTACATTTTCTCCGATAAAGCAAGGCGGAATAATCATACAATTTTCAATCTCTGCAGAATCTGGATAAGTCGACATACATTCTTTTTCGTATTCCAGAATTTTACTGTTGGTTTCTACGGTTGCATTTTTGTTTCCACAATCCATCCAGTCATCAACTTTTCCAAGAGAGAATTTAGCGCCTTTTGCTCTAAGATTTTCTAATGCTGTTGTCAACTGGTATTCGCCACCTTCCATAATATTGTTATCCATAATATGGTCAATTTCTGCCATCAATTTTTCAGCAGAATTGAAATAATATATACCAATAATTGCCAAATCAGAAACGTATTCTTTTGGTTTTTCTACAAAATCTGTAATGAAGCCATAATCGTCCAATTTCACAACACCGAAAGCTGAAGGATCTTCTACTTTTTTTACCCAGATTACACCGTCAGCATTAGTATCCAAGTGGAAATCTGCTCGGAAAAGTGTATCTGCAAATGCAATGATAACAGGTCCGCTCATACTTTCTCTTGCGCAGTTGATTGCGTGAGCAGTTCCAAGCGGTTCATTTTGAGCATATATGCTTCCTTTTGCACCAAGATTTTCAGCAACTTTGATAAGAGAAGCTTCTACTTCCGGGCCAAAATCTCCAATGATGAAAGCTATCTCTTCGATTGGTTCATTAGCTACTTTTGCGATATCTTCAACCAGTCTTTGTACGATTGGTTTTCCTGCAATTGGAATCAACGGTTTAGGTACCGTAAGAGTATGTGGTCTAAGTCTGGATCCACGCCCAGCCATTGGAACTATTATTTTCATAAATTATTTTTAAATAATTGACTATTAGTTTTTTAATAGTGAGTTTGAGTTGTTATTTTATTCCTAACTTGTTAAGGATTTTAGCAGGAATTAATTTTTCCTTTCTTAGCA encodes:
- a CDS encoding sugar phosphate nucleotidyltransferase is translated as MKIIVPMAGRGSRLRPHTLTVPKPLIPIAGKPIVQRLVEDIAKVANEPIEEIAFIIGDFGPEVEASLIKVAENLGAKGSIYAQNEPLGTAHAINCARESMSGPVIIAFADTLFRADFHLDTNADGVIWVKKVEDPSAFGVVKLDDYGFITDFVEKPKEYVSDLAIIGIYYFNSAEKLMAEIDHIMDNNIMEGGEYQLTTALENLRAKGAKFSLGKVDDWMDCGNKNATVETNSKILEYEKECMSTYPDSAEIENCMIIPPCFIGENVKISNSKIGPNVSLGKNTVVINSNIDNSLIQEDTIIDHGNLSNSMIGNSAKYFGVAREISLGDYSVLDFLSKD
- a CDS encoding M23 family metallopeptidase, whose amino-acid sequence is MIKKLSFFISIILFGSVFGQKDKEVLQKQNADLKKQISSINASLNQTKQESKLSISYLNAVNQKITLREKVYTNTQKEKRFIEDDIYKRQLEINKNNRELEVLRKNYAEILVKAYKTKGVQNKVTFILSSKNIGEALSRVEYLKRYSEYQDKKAAEITNKATEIKRNIALKKKSMSEKDNLLIAQKKDLATIEIERKQKQDLLNEFKKNEARLTAELRQKQAQSKDLERQIRNIIAEEIRLAKAKEEAERKAEAERKRLADIAAKKEKERIEAENKARLAAAEAERKRAEAESKKAAELAAKRIEEERKLAESNKTAERKAAAEKATRDAAERAKAASEKLAAAKANEDAINKRNEDAKDEAEKKVMKSYGVGSTVGSNFADNKGRIAFPVERGSVTHRFGRQPHPVFKNIVEENIGIKIAVAKGTKARCVFPGVVSSIQSINGSRTVVVKHGNYFTVYSNLASTLVKANQQVSAGTLIGEVGSDFDESITLDFQIWKGEDPIDPLGWVSY
- the tatA gene encoding twin-arginine translocase TatA/TatE family subunit, encoding MTISTVILSLSWQHILIVALILLLLFGGKKIPELMKGLGSGIKEFKDAVKDEDKKNNSSSSDNSNNPS
- a CDS encoding DUF4254 domain-containing protein; amino-acid sequence: MSLTEKAWEIFNQSVKDYHIKDDINSEEINPFQANSLEWILYSKNWIDTVQWHLEDIIREEDIDPIEALKIKRRIDKLNQKRTDLVEQIDFWFYKNFETITPNSDARINSETPAWSIDRFSILSLKIYHMSIEASREDASEEHKLQCSQKLQILLEQHKDLSTAIDQLLSDIENGKVKMKLYKQMKMYNDESLNPILYQKMQKK
- a CDS encoding DUF4292 domain-containing protein, encoding MKSYFLIIFSALLVTACSVQKKQTQEQPVSTTKPIENNSQFFSTIEKKSTFDAVKINSKIDARTGSFIPTLDAVIYVENGQKVWMNLTAVILQAARGVATPEGIKGYYKLDKTYIDSDFGYLNKLLNVNFIDYNALQNLLLGKTFIPVSERNYNLKPDISGFTLTSKETQKITENGKTTEYNIKLGYDQDLNLNHVLLTNPANNNQLEITYSNRVILNNESFPKNVKIIIKANKTDEILIENTKFDFSRMETTYSVPANYTKTEIK